A stretch of the Mesorhizobium sp. Pch-S genome encodes the following:
- a CDS encoding alpha/beta fold hydrolase, with the protein MTSSTSRFFCWFVLVIASASITSCARGPGSAVLHPVASTAKAGSPVNVLVATTRKRSETDKRDFTNERNYGLAYGSYTISVPARHVANEIEWPSQVPGNPATDFVALRSAPLDEASFNRNVVQDANGTGEVTVFVHGYKTSYERAVFRAAQLKHDSRFPEAIVAFAWPSRDAVGDYLTDRESATFSRDYLEQLLSSLARTSGIRRINIIAHSMGNLLAMETLRQAAIRGKSAFLPKLGEVFLMSPDIDLDVFATQLTVIGKRNPPITVAISADDEALAVSQWLSGDLPRVGNVLIEDTKETHDTIAQYGLRVINMSDARSMDALNHSKFIELLPSLKQMSRNEARARRNPISRTGLFVFNTAGALLDTPRQLGSAITRQ; encoded by the coding sequence GTGACATCCTCGACCTCCCGCTTCTTTTGCTGGTTCGTCCTCGTCATAGCGAGCGCAAGCATAACATCCTGCGCCCGCGGCCCCGGGAGTGCGGTTCTGCATCCGGTTGCGTCCACGGCCAAGGCCGGCTCTCCCGTCAATGTCCTTGTTGCCACCACACGCAAGCGTTCGGAGACAGACAAGCGCGATTTCACCAATGAGCGTAACTATGGTTTGGCCTATGGATCCTATACGATTTCAGTGCCGGCCAGGCATGTTGCCAACGAGATAGAGTGGCCCAGTCAGGTGCCGGGAAATCCCGCGACCGACTTTGTCGCGCTCAGATCAGCCCCTCTCGACGAGGCAAGCTTCAACCGAAATGTCGTTCAAGACGCCAATGGCACCGGCGAAGTCACCGTCTTCGTTCATGGTTACAAGACCAGCTATGAGAGAGCCGTTTTCCGGGCCGCGCAGCTGAAACACGATAGCCGTTTCCCGGAAGCGATCGTAGCGTTCGCCTGGCCATCCCGCGATGCGGTTGGCGATTATCTCACGGACCGCGAGAGTGCCACCTTTTCACGTGACTATCTCGAGCAGTTGCTGAGCAGCCTGGCCCGCACATCAGGGATTCGTCGCATCAACATCATCGCGCATTCAATGGGCAATCTGCTGGCAATGGAGACGCTGCGTCAGGCGGCAATTCGAGGCAAATCCGCTTTTCTGCCCAAGCTCGGCGAGGTTTTCCTGATGTCGCCCGATATCGACCTCGATGTCTTCGCCACCCAACTCACTGTGATCGGCAAACGCAATCCCCCGATTACGGTCGCAATCTCTGCAGATGACGAGGCACTGGCGGTCTCACAGTGGCTGTCAGGAGACCTGCCACGCGTCGGCAACGTTCTGATCGAGGACACAAAGGAGACCCACGATACCATTGCGCAGTACGGCCTCCGGGTCATCAACATGTCGGACGCCAGGAGCATGGATGCGCTGAACCACAGCAAGTTCATAGAACTTCTGCCTTCACTGAAGCAGATGAGCCGAAACGAAGCGCGTGCCCGTCGTAACCCGATTTCGCGCACCGGTCTCTTCGTGTTCAACACAGCGGGCGCGTTGCTGGACACTCCACGTCAACTTGGCTCAGCAATCACGCGGCAATGA
- a CDS encoding serine hydrolase domain-containing protein translates to MPRLNELLEREALAAAVAEVFAQRVANRACPGTRFVVFDASGPVLEGSFGTAGAAGAPPGPHSRFRVASCTKSFTAAAVLLLRDRGLLSLDTPVTDYVPDLVPTLPVNQPDAPTLRMLLSMAGGFPTDDPWADRQESISNETFRSILRSGVRFSTAPGTRFEYSNLGYALLGQVIEVVSGQSYPEFLIENLLKPLGLDETGFDPAAVPDGSMATGYRKVGDEWIALPFSGPGAFSAIGGVVTTPLDLARWAGWLCSAFHPTGNDDGPLSSASRREMQRIQCPIAFDATDELRLKGYGYGLGIEDHTRFGPIVSHSGGYPGFSSHMRWHPATRLGIVAVENATYSGAWSPAAEALVMLLGAATSIAAPKPTVPAAIKPLADGLQRLLSQSWDDTTADAIFLENVALDRPYPERAQELAALREKSGALDSEGASIVATDIGAVEGGYGSFELHVPCSAGELVAAVQCGPVEPIRIQTVTWRLAQRDGQPG, encoded by the coding sequence ATGCCCCGCCTGAACGAGTTACTCGAGCGCGAAGCACTTGCCGCCGCGGTGGCAGAGGTTTTCGCGCAACGCGTCGCCAACCGGGCGTGCCCCGGCACACGCTTCGTGGTGTTCGACGCTTCCGGGCCGGTGCTGGAAGGCAGCTTCGGTACCGCCGGGGCGGCGGGAGCTCCGCCCGGGCCGCACAGCCGCTTCCGCGTGGCTTCCTGCACCAAGAGTTTTACCGCAGCAGCGGTCCTGCTGCTGCGCGACCGCGGGCTGCTGTCGCTCGACACCCCTGTGACAGACTACGTGCCTGACCTCGTTCCGACCCTGCCGGTCAATCAGCCGGACGCGCCGACACTTCGTATGCTGCTGTCGATGGCCGGCGGCTTTCCGACCGACGATCCATGGGCCGATCGACAGGAATCAATCTCCAACGAGACCTTCCGGTCGATTCTGCGAAGCGGTGTCCGCTTCTCGACGGCGCCGGGAACCCGTTTTGAATATTCGAACCTCGGCTACGCGCTGCTTGGGCAGGTGATCGAGGTGGTCAGCGGCCAATCCTATCCGGAATTCTTGATCGAGAATTTGCTCAAGCCGCTCGGCCTCGACGAAACCGGTTTCGATCCCGCTGCAGTCCCGGACGGCTCGATGGCGACCGGATACCGCAAGGTCGGCGACGAATGGATTGCCTTGCCGTTCAGCGGCCCCGGCGCCTTTTCTGCCATCGGCGGTGTCGTCACCACACCATTGGACCTGGCACGTTGGGCCGGCTGGCTGTGCTCGGCCTTCCACCCGACGGGCAACGATGACGGACCTCTCTCCAGTGCCAGCCGGCGCGAAATGCAGCGGATCCAATGCCCGATCGCCTTCGACGCAACAGACGAACTGCGCCTCAAGGGCTATGGCTACGGTCTGGGGATCGAAGATCACACGCGCTTTGGCCCGATCGTCAGCCACTCTGGCGGATATCCTGGTTTCAGCTCCCACATGCGGTGGCACCCGGCGACGCGTCTCGGCATTGTCGCGGTCGAGAACGCCACCTATTCGGGTGCCTGGAGCCCCGCTGCCGAAGCCTTGGTCATGCTGCTCGGCGCGGCCACCAGCATCGCCGCGCCCAAACCGACAGTTCCTGCAGCGATCAAGCCGTTGGCAGACGGGCTTCAACGCCTGCTGTCCCAAAGCTGGGACGACACCACTGCAGACGCCATCTTCCTGGAGAACGTCGCCCTGGACCGCCCCTATCCGGAAAGAGCACAGGAACTCGCCGCGCTGCGGGAGAAATCCGGGGCACTGGATTCTGAAGGGGCATCCATCGTGGCCACGGATATCGGTGCCGTCGAAGGCGGTTATGGCAGCTTCGAACTGCACGTACCGTGCAGCGCAGGCGAGCTCGTTGCGGCGGTACAGTGCGGTCCTGTCGAGCCGATCCGGATCCAGACGGTGACCTGGCGTCTCGCCCAGCGAGACGGTCAACCTGGCTGA
- a CDS encoding AsmA family protein, with protein MKKAAAAVIAVVAAVVGLLLFLPTLISTDWARSELSRQLSSASGMDISLNGPVRLSFLPSLAVVTKDITISSQTGDLSAKVPGFSTAITLSSLWSKKLEIQSIALVDPAITITSSAKAADAQPAPSGQADNDPFAALVGTLERLAVNRITIENGSLGSTDETGAASTVSAIDVDLKAPDLDREVVFSLAATQDGRRLQLEGTLSALRPILQRQPAKVAIEAKVEPAPSPLLASVKASGEIRLNADGGYQIQGGQFDLADQSFQLDALFQPGKPHRFLADLSAKRIDVGALASSGTGKGEPGNAGEPSLAMLSNIDADVSVTVDQLVSGALAASDVQFAATLRNGHLEANLQHLGLDAGSVAASVSADVTKAAPTFQGKLTSSGLDIGAMAKLAGQSAPLSGKITLDTAFAFRGLNAARMRQSLNLRGTVGIRQGKVPLAALAGQKGGDITGLSLDAKIQDIAKPVDVAGKLTWQGQEIAFQSQVAPADFLASPSLAEASGPVSLSVTSKLLRASANGTMGAGGTFKGQVSAATPSLDRLLQWLGQGASGGLQDFDFKGTIDAGPAGVSFANANVGLNGVKASGDGAVKLGTPLNIRTSLQFATLDFAALTGGGKTPATGKQGSAGSSDAPIDLAFLKGLDAQIDVAADRIGYGKVFAGPVKTTLVVANGDADLTLPQSPFYGGSIAAKMSASGSGDVPAIKLDLAIAGATAAPLLHDAAGFDKLEGRLDTTIAVSGAGKTTKTLRRSLEGKSALKLSDGALRGINIAEVYNNLAGLLAGGFKSDDNKKTTFTELGASFTIENGVAQTQDISLLGPLVRMDGAGKIDLAELTLEINLNPRVVASLSGQGGDIATKGIGVPVIVDGSLSAPRIYPDLRKLLQDPKGALEMLNNLGLPTGKLNLDKLLPGEAGNGKGAGDLIGDLIKGGKDKGGKSGLTDIINGVLPGQQSDQAAPDPGVGDVPQATEGAAQGETEPDPGQPPAPEPPKKDKIGTILDQLLQ; from the coding sequence ATGAAAAAAGCTGCTGCCGCAGTCATTGCCGTTGTTGCGGCCGTCGTAGGACTGCTCCTTTTCCTGCCGACCCTGATTTCGACGGACTGGGCAAGGTCCGAGCTGAGCCGGCAACTGTCCTCGGCAAGCGGAATGGACATCAGTCTGAACGGTCCGGTGCGGCTGTCCTTCCTGCCCAGTCTGGCCGTGGTGACGAAGGACATCACCATCTCGTCTCAAACAGGCGATCTTTCCGCGAAAGTGCCCGGGTTTTCGACCGCGATCACGCTTTCGTCGCTGTGGTCGAAAAAGCTCGAAATCCAGTCCATCGCGCTGGTCGATCCCGCCATCACCATCACGTCGTCCGCAAAAGCGGCAGATGCGCAGCCTGCGCCATCTGGCCAGGCTGACAACGATCCTTTCGCCGCCCTCGTCGGTACGCTGGAGCGGCTGGCCGTCAATCGTATCACCATTGAAAACGGCAGCCTTGGATCGACAGACGAAACCGGAGCGGCAAGCACCGTCAGTGCAATCGATGTCGACCTGAAAGCACCCGATCTCGACCGCGAGGTGGTGTTCTCGCTGGCTGCGACGCAGGATGGCCGGCGCCTGCAACTGGAGGGCACGCTTTCGGCACTCAGGCCAATCCTTCAGCGGCAGCCGGCCAAGGTTGCGATCGAAGCAAAGGTCGAGCCTGCGCCGTCACCTCTGCTTGCGTCGGTGAAGGCAAGCGGTGAAATCCGGCTGAATGCGGATGGCGGCTATCAGATTCAGGGCGGACAATTCGACCTTGCCGACCAGTCCTTCCAGCTGGACGCACTGTTCCAGCCCGGCAAGCCACACCGTTTCCTTGCTGACCTGTCCGCAAAGCGCATCGATGTCGGTGCGCTGGCCAGTTCCGGAACCGGCAAAGGAGAGCCGGGCAACGCCGGCGAACCCAGTCTCGCGATGTTGTCGAATATCGATGCGGATGTCAGCGTCACCGTGGATCAATTGGTCAGCGGCGCGCTTGCAGCGTCCGATGTCCAGTTCGCGGCGACCCTTCGCAACGGGCACCTGGAAGCCAATCTGCAGCATCTCGGTCTCGACGCAGGCAGTGTTGCCGCTTCGGTTTCGGCCGATGTGACCAAGGCTGCGCCCACCTTTCAGGGCAAGCTGACCAGTTCCGGACTGGATATTGGCGCGATGGCGAAGCTTGCCGGCCAGTCGGCCCCGCTGTCGGGAAAGATAACCCTGGATACCGCCTTCGCTTTTCGTGGGCTGAACGCAGCCAGGATGCGCCAAAGTCTCAACCTGCGGGGCACGGTCGGCATCCGCCAGGGCAAGGTTCCGCTGGCGGCGCTGGCCGGTCAAAAAGGCGGCGACATTACCGGCCTGAGCCTCGATGCGAAAATCCAGGACATCGCCAAGCCGGTCGATGTTGCTGGAAAGCTCACCTGGCAAGGTCAGGAGATCGCTTTCCAGTCGCAGGTCGCGCCAGCCGATTTCCTCGCAAGCCCATCGCTTGCAGAGGCGTCGGGGCCTGTCAGCCTGTCCGTCACCTCGAAGCTTCTGCGTGCCAGCGCGAATGGGACGATGGGTGCGGGCGGGACGTTCAAGGGGCAGGTTTCCGCCGCGACACCATCGCTCGACAGGCTCTTGCAGTGGCTGGGGCAAGGCGCATCCGGTGGTTTGCAGGATTTCGACTTCAAGGGCACCATCGACGCCGGACCGGCAGGGGTTTCGTTCGCGAACGCCAATGTTGGCCTGAATGGGGTCAAGGCGTCCGGCGACGGTGCTGTCAAACTTGGGACGCCGCTCAACATCCGCACCTCGCTCCAGTTTGCGACGCTGGATTTCGCGGCGCTCACGGGAGGGGGGAAGACGCCCGCAACTGGAAAACAGGGCTCGGCCGGCTCCAGCGACGCTCCCATCGATCTTGCCTTCCTCAAAGGGTTGGATGCGCAGATCGATGTCGCGGCGGACAGGATCGGTTACGGCAAGGTCTTTGCCGGTCCGGTCAAAACCACGCTCGTCGTTGCAAATGGGGACGCCGATCTGACGCTGCCGCAAAGCCCGTTTTACGGGGGCAGCATCGCCGCGAAAATGTCGGCGAGCGGCTCCGGCGATGTGCCGGCGATAAAGCTGGACCTGGCGATTGCCGGCGCGACCGCCGCACCGCTGCTTCATGACGCGGCGGGGTTCGACAAGCTGGAGGGCCGGCTCGACACGACCATCGCCGTTTCGGGAGCGGGAAAGACCACCAAGACGCTGCGGCGCTCGCTTGAAGGCAAATCCGCGCTGAAACTCAGCGATGGTGCACTGCGTGGCATCAACATCGCCGAGGTCTACAACAATCTGGCCGGGCTGCTCGCCGGCGGTTTCAAGTCGGACGACAACAAGAAGACGACTTTCACCGAACTTGGCGCGTCTTTTACCATCGAGAACGGTGTCGCGCAGACGCAGGACATCAGCCTGCTTGGCCCGCTTGTCCGCATGGACGGGGCAGGCAAGATCGACCTCGCCGAACTGACACTTGAAATCAATCTCAACCCACGGGTCGTGGCTTCGCTTTCCGGGCAAGGCGGCGACATAGCGACAAAAGGCATTGGCGTACCCGTCATTGTCGACGGTTCGCTATCGGCGCCACGCATCTATCCGGATTTGCGCAAGCTGTTGCAGGATCCAAAGGGCGCATTGGAGATGCTGAACAACCTCGGATTGCCGACCGGAAAACTGAACCTCGACAAATTGCTCCCGGGAGAAGCCGGAAATGGCAAAGGGGCCGGTGACCTCATTGGCGACCTGATCAAGGGAGGCAAGGACAAGGGCGGCAAATCCGGGCTCACCGACATCATAAATGGCGTCTTGCCGGGTCAGCAGTCGGATCAGGCTGCCCCTGATCCGGGAGTTGGCGATGTGCCGCAAGCCACCGAAGGCGCTGCCCAGGGTGAGACGGAGCCCGATCCGGGCCAGCCGCCTGCACCCGAGCCCCCGAAGAAAGACAAGATCGGAACGATCCTCGACCAGCTTCTACAGTAG
- a CDS encoding P1 family peptidase — MDTTPRKPDARDLGIPFVGTPGPHNAITDVAGVKVGYSTIIEGSGMLEPGKGPVRTGVTAILPRGHSFDPVFAGWYSLNGNGEMTGTTWIEESGFLEGPITITNTHSVGVVRDAVIAWLVQRGLEGPHFRDLYWLLPVVAETWDGILNDINGMHVKPEHVFKALDSATSGPIAQGNVGGGTGMNLFNFKGGTGTASRRLADEDGGYTVGVLVQGNFGSRKDLTIAGVPVGQEITDLLPDTSWKREEAGSIIVVVATDAPLLPHQLKRLARRVPLGMARTGGNGANGSGDIFITFSTANPGAFSRDATTTLDMMSNDKMNPLIEATAHATEEAIINAMVAAETMTGRDDNVSFAIPHDRLKEALKKYNRLNR; from the coding sequence ATGGACACCACACCGCGCAAACCCGATGCCCGGGATCTTGGAATTCCCTTTGTCGGCACGCCGGGACCTCACAATGCCATCACCGACGTCGCCGGGGTGAAGGTCGGCTATTCGACCATCATCGAAGGCAGCGGCATGCTTGAACCCGGCAAAGGCCCCGTGCGCACCGGTGTGACGGCGATCCTGCCGCGTGGCCACAGCTTCGACCCGGTCTTTGCCGGCTGGTACTCGCTGAACGGCAATGGCGAGATGACCGGGACGACCTGGATCGAGGAAAGCGGCTTCCTGGAAGGGCCGATCACCATCACCAACACGCACAGTGTCGGCGTGGTTCGCGATGCGGTCATTGCGTGGCTGGTGCAACGCGGACTTGAGGGGCCGCATTTCCGCGATCTCTACTGGCTGCTGCCGGTAGTGGCAGAGACCTGGGACGGAATACTCAACGACATCAACGGCATGCACGTAAAACCGGAACATGTCTTCAAGGCTCTGGACAGTGCGACCTCCGGCCCGATCGCGCAAGGCAATGTCGGCGGCGGCACCGGCATGAACCTCTTCAACTTCAAGGGCGGCACTGGGACCGCGTCACGCAGGCTGGCCGATGAGGACGGTGGCTACACGGTCGGCGTGCTGGTGCAGGGCAATTTTGGTTCACGCAAGGATCTGACGATTGCCGGCGTGCCTGTCGGTCAGGAAATCACCGACCTGTTGCCTGATACGTCGTGGAAGCGGGAGGAGGCAGGCTCGATCATCGTGGTCGTGGCAACGGATGCGCCGCTGCTGCCGCATCAATTGAAACGGCTGGCGCGGCGCGTTCCGCTCGGGATGGCGCGCACCGGCGGCAACGGCGCCAATGGCAGCGGTGACATCTTCATCACTTTCTCGACTGCAAACCCCGGTGCCTTCAGCCGTGATGCGACGACCACGCTGGACATGATGTCGAACGACAAGATGAATCCGCTGATCGAGGCGACGGCGCACGCAACCGAAGAGGCGATCATCAACGCCATGGTCGCGGCCGAAACCATGACCGGGCGCGATGACAATGTCTCATTCGCCATTCCTCACGATCGGCTGAAAGAGGCTCTGAAGAAGTACAATCGACTCAATCGATAG
- a CDS encoding GNAT family N-acetyltransferase, whose protein sequence is MKEPILTLTDDPDPAIRDQIGAVLVSHNEEQVGAYERRSLSVTVREAETNAIIGGLAGRTALGLLFIDLFALPGDLRGLGLGGRLLGMAEEEARKRGCRAVLLNTANFQAPDFYKRHGYRVFGEIEGEPGIKRIFLTKDLAA, encoded by the coding sequence ATGAAAGAACCGATCCTCACCCTGACCGACGATCCGGATCCGGCGATCCGGGACCAGATCGGCGCGGTGCTCGTCAGCCACAATGAGGAGCAGGTCGGCGCCTATGAACGCCGCTCCCTCTCTGTCACGGTTCGCGAAGCCGAGACGAACGCCATCATTGGTGGCTTGGCTGGTCGTACGGCACTCGGGCTGCTCTTCATCGACCTCTTCGCGCTGCCGGGCGATCTGCGTGGCCTCGGACTGGGAGGGCGCTTGCTCGGCATGGCCGAAGAGGAAGCCAGGAAACGCGGCTGCCGCGCGGTGCTGCTGAACACCGCCAATTTCCAGGCGCCGGACTTTTACAAGCGACATGGTTATCGTGTGTTCGGCGAGATCGAAGGAGAGCCCGGCATCAAGCGGATCTTCCTGACCAAGGACCTCGCCGCATAG